In one Erythrobacteraceae bacterium WH01K genomic region, the following are encoded:
- a CDS encoding GNAT family N-acetyltransferase, giving the protein MILRPASLEDASALARLGRESFCAAFAHLYRQADLDAFLQQVYSEDAVAEEIVDNHCIHRLAWEQRGDEGTETAGQRGRLLGFVKLRHPSWYAEHSDAADPIALGQLYTQPDATGRGIGAALMDWAIAEARQRGHDAIQLSVWSENYGAQRFYHRYGFGKIADIDFHVGDHVDHEFLYEARF; this is encoded by the coding sequence ATGATCCTGCGCCCCGCTTCCTTGGAGGACGCCTCCGCCCTCGCCCGCCTTGGCCGCGAAAGCTTCTGCGCCGCGTTCGCGCATCTTTACCGCCAGGCCGATCTCGATGCCTTCCTCCAGCAGGTCTATTCCGAAGATGCCGTGGCGGAGGAAATCGTGGACAATCACTGCATTCACCGCCTCGCGTGGGAGCAGAGGGGCGACGAAGGCACGGAGACTGCCGGACAGCGCGGCCGCCTGCTGGGCTTCGTCAAGCTGCGCCATCCCAGCTGGTATGCCGAGCACAGCGACGCGGCCGATCCTATCGCGCTCGGCCAGCTCTACACCCAGCCGGACGCCACCGGACGGGGCATTGGCGCTGCCCTGATGGACTGGGCCATTGCCGAGGCGCGCCAGCGCGGGCACGATGCCATCCAGCTATCGGTCTGGAGCGAGAACTACGGCGCGCAGCGTTTCTACCACCGCTACGGCTTCGGCAAGATCGCGGATATTGACTTTCATGTCGGCGACCATGTCGACCACGAGTTCCTGTACGAGGCGAGATTTTAA